In the Sus scrofa isolate TJ Tabasco breed Duroc chromosome 7, Sscrofa11.1, whole genome shotgun sequence genome, one interval contains:
- the PIGH gene encoding phosphatidylinositol N-acetylglucosaminyltransferase subunit H isoform X2, with product MEDEQSFSDICGGRLALQRRYYSPSCREFCLSCPRISFRSLTAVTCTVWLAAYGLFTLCENSMILSAAIFITLLGLLGYLHFVKIDQETLLIIDSLGIQMTSSYASGKESTTFIEMGKVKDVVINEAIYMQKVIYYLCILLKDPVDPQGISQVVPLFQSAKPRLDCLIEVYRSCQEILAHQKSTSTSP from the exons ATGGAGGACGAGCAGAGCTTCTCAGACATCTGCGGGGGCCGCCTGGCCCTGCAGCGGCGCTACTACTCCCCGTCCTGCCGGGAGTTCTGTCTCAGCTGCCCTCGGATCTCGTTCCGCTCGCTCACCGCAGTCACCTGCACCGTGTGGCTGGCGGCCTACGGACTCTTCACGCTTTGCGAG AACAGCATGATCCTCTCTGCTGCCATCTTCATCACCCTCTTAGGCCTGCTCGGGTACCTCCATTTTGTGAAGATTGATCAGGAGACTCTGTTAATCATTGATTCCCTTGGCATCCAGATGACCTCATCCTATGCCTCAGGCAAAGAAAGCACCACCTTCATTGAGATGGGCAAGGTGAAGGATGTGGTCATTAATGAGGCTATTTACATG CAGAAAGTGATTTACTACCTCTGCATCTTATTGAAGGATCCAGTGGACCCACAGGGGATATCCCAAGTAGTACCTCTCTTCCAG AGTGCCAAGCCCCGGCTGGACTGCTTGATTGAAGTATACAGGAGCTGCCAGGAGATCTTGGCACACCAGAAATCCACGTCAACCAGCCCGTGA
- the PIGH gene encoding phosphatidylinositol N-acetylglucosaminyltransferase subunit H isoform X1: MEDEQSFSDICGGRLALQRRYYSPSCREFCLSCPRISFRSLTAVTCTVWLAAYGLFTLCENSMILSAAIFITLLGLLGYLHFVKIDQETLLIIDSLGIQMTSSYASGKESTTFIEMGKVKDVVINEAIYMQKVIYYLCILLKDPVDPQGISQVVPLFQFTGWAVGLQRDSSQRGAVRPELLPLRPHPCRLDPLVVGERLQMQQP; the protein is encoded by the exons ATGGAGGACGAGCAGAGCTTCTCAGACATCTGCGGGGGCCGCCTGGCCCTGCAGCGGCGCTACTACTCCCCGTCCTGCCGGGAGTTCTGTCTCAGCTGCCCTCGGATCTCGTTCCGCTCGCTCACCGCAGTCACCTGCACCGTGTGGCTGGCGGCCTACGGACTCTTCACGCTTTGCGAG AACAGCATGATCCTCTCTGCTGCCATCTTCATCACCCTCTTAGGCCTGCTCGGGTACCTCCATTTTGTGAAGATTGATCAGGAGACTCTGTTAATCATTGATTCCCTTGGCATCCAGATGACCTCATCCTATGCCTCAGGCAAAGAAAGCACCACCTTCATTGAGATGGGCAAGGTGAAGGATGTGGTCATTAATGAGGCTATTTACATG CAGAAAGTGATTTACTACCTCTGCATCTTATTGAAGGATCCAGTGGACCCACAGGGGATATCCCAAGTAGTACCTCTCTTCCAG TTCACAGGCTGGGCTGTGGGCCTACAAAGGGACTCCTCCCAGCGAGGTGCTGTGAGGCCTGAACTTCTGCCTCTGAGGCCACACCCGTGCCGTTTGGACCCCCTTGTCGTGGGTGAgagactgcagatgcagcagcCCTGA
- the PIGH gene encoding phosphatidylinositol N-acetylglucosaminyltransferase subunit H isoform X3 has product MEDEQSFSDICGGRLALQRRYYSPSCREFCLSCPRISFRSLTAVTCTVWLAAYGLFTLCENSMILSAAIFITLLGLLGYLHFVKIDQETLLIIDSLGIQMTSSYASGKESTTFIEMGKVKDVVINEAIYMQKVIYYLCILLKDPVDPQGISQVVPLFQGRR; this is encoded by the exons ATGGAGGACGAGCAGAGCTTCTCAGACATCTGCGGGGGCCGCCTGGCCCTGCAGCGGCGCTACTACTCCCCGTCCTGCCGGGAGTTCTGTCTCAGCTGCCCTCGGATCTCGTTCCGCTCGCTCACCGCAGTCACCTGCACCGTGTGGCTGGCGGCCTACGGACTCTTCACGCTTTGCGAG AACAGCATGATCCTCTCTGCTGCCATCTTCATCACCCTCTTAGGCCTGCTCGGGTACCTCCATTTTGTGAAGATTGATCAGGAGACTCTGTTAATCATTGATTCCCTTGGCATCCAGATGACCTCATCCTATGCCTCAGGCAAAGAAAGCACCACCTTCATTGAGATGGGCAAGGTGAAGGATGTGGTCATTAATGAGGCTATTTACATG CAGAAAGTGATTTACTACCTCTGCATCTTATTGAAGGATCCAGTGGACCCACAGGGGATATCCCAAGTAGTACCTCTCTTCCAG ggccgcaggtGA